The Amycolatopsis mongoliensis genome includes a window with the following:
- a CDS encoding CoxG family protein translates to MKLGSSFLVPAGHDRVFAHFLDPDSMRVSVPGCTELDRADPAHYRGRLVNEIAHVRFSAGFSAEITELREPEQVRALLKGEDHKLGSSIKIDARLGVQPDGPDSAKVDYELDIAIWGRIGRLGESLVRRRSQEVEKEFVAAFAEICAAGPPGPDNPGLRSVLERRNGQSAPAEAPVPWWRRLLARLFGRKN, encoded by the coding sequence ATGAAGCTCGGATCCTCCTTCCTCGTCCCCGCGGGGCACGACCGCGTGTTCGCGCACTTCCTCGATCCCGACTCGATGCGGGTCAGCGTGCCCGGCTGTACCGAACTCGACCGGGCGGACCCCGCGCACTACCGCGGCCGCCTGGTGAACGAGATCGCCCACGTCCGGTTCAGCGCCGGGTTCTCCGCGGAGATCACCGAACTGCGCGAGCCCGAACAGGTGCGGGCGCTGCTCAAGGGCGAGGACCACAAGCTCGGCAGCTCCATCAAGATCGACGCGCGGCTCGGCGTCCAGCCCGACGGCCCTGACTCGGCCAAAGTGGACTACGAGCTCGACATCGCGATCTGGGGCCGGATCGGCCGGCTCGGCGAGTCGCTCGTGCGCCGGCGTTCGCAGGAGGTCGAGAAGGAGTTCGTCGCGGCCTTCGCCGAGATCTGCGCCGCCGGCCCGCCGGGGCCGGACAACCCGGGGCTGCGCAGCGTGCTCGAGCGGCGGAACGGACAGTCGGCGCCGGCGGAAGCGCCCGTTCCCTGGTGGCGCCGCCTGCTCGCGCGCCTGTTCGGGAGGAAGAACTGA
- the glmS gene encoding glutamine--fructose-6-phosphate transaminase (isomerizing): MCGIVGYIGGQNAAPILLEGLTRLEYRGYDSAGIAVLGPKDTTQVHRVVGRVRNLAAALPKRLAGKVGIGHTRWATHGPASEDNAHPHTSEDGRVCVVHNGIIDNADALRAQLADAGVKLTSETDTEVLAHLIARSGADTLEDAVVEAVSRITGTYAIAVTDSAHPDRLVIARNGSPLIIGVGEREMFVASDLAALVRHTSQVAHLDDGEFATVFATGYRTFTVDESDTTKPATEIDIAAEDLDLGGYPHYMAKEIQEQPESVERMIRGRLDHRFGVARLDGLNLTPRELRGFSRVKILGCGSAYYVGQIGATMIEELARIPADAEAASEFRYRNPIIEADTLYIAVSQSGETIDTAFAVEEIKRKGGRVVGLVNVVGSTIARACDGGVYLHAGPEIAVASTKALTNMAVGFALIALSLGRVRDLSNADGQRIIEAIRALPGQIRTVLATEDRIAEHAKVAAAANSLFFIGRVRGFPVAREGAQKFKEISYRHAEAYQTSELKHGPLALIDESLPTVAIVPADELADRNLAAMQQIRARGGAVLAITHDDVDFGELDVPRIVVPRTEPELDPILLTIPLQLLAYHAALTLGYDIDKPRNLAKSVTVE, translated from the coding sequence ATGTGCGGGATCGTCGGCTACATCGGCGGCCAGAACGCCGCCCCCATCCTCCTCGAGGGCCTGACCCGGCTCGAGTACCGCGGCTACGACTCCGCGGGCATCGCCGTCCTCGGCCCCAAGGACACCACGCAGGTCCACCGCGTCGTCGGCCGGGTCCGCAACCTCGCGGCCGCGCTGCCCAAGCGCCTCGCCGGGAAGGTCGGCATCGGGCACACGCGGTGGGCCACGCACGGGCCCGCGTCGGAGGACAACGCGCACCCGCACACGTCCGAAGACGGCCGCGTGTGCGTCGTCCACAACGGCATCATCGACAACGCCGACGCGCTGCGCGCCCAGCTCGCCGACGCCGGCGTGAAGCTCACCTCCGAGACCGACACCGAGGTCCTCGCCCACCTGATCGCACGGTCCGGCGCCGACACCCTCGAAGACGCCGTCGTCGAGGCGGTCTCGCGGATCACCGGCACGTACGCGATCGCCGTCACCGACTCCGCGCACCCGGACCGCCTCGTCATCGCCCGCAACGGCTCGCCGCTGATCATCGGCGTCGGCGAGCGCGAGATGTTCGTCGCCAGCGACCTCGCCGCCCTGGTCCGGCACACCTCGCAGGTCGCGCACCTCGACGACGGCGAGTTCGCGACCGTCTTCGCCACCGGCTACCGGACCTTCACCGTCGACGAGAGCGACACCACCAAGCCCGCCACCGAGATCGACATCGCCGCCGAAGACCTCGACCTCGGCGGCTACCCGCACTACATGGCCAAGGAGATCCAGGAGCAGCCCGAGTCCGTGGAGCGGATGATCCGCGGCCGCCTGGACCACCGGTTCGGCGTCGCCCGCCTCGACGGGCTCAACCTGACGCCGCGGGAGCTGCGCGGGTTCAGCCGCGTGAAGATCCTCGGCTGCGGCTCCGCCTACTACGTCGGCCAGATCGGCGCGACGATGATCGAAGAGCTGGCCCGGATCCCGGCCGACGCCGAAGCCGCGTCCGAGTTCCGCTACCGCAACCCGATCATCGAGGCCGACACGCTCTACATCGCGGTCAGCCAGTCCGGCGAGACGATCGACACCGCCTTCGCCGTCGAGGAGATCAAGCGCAAGGGCGGCCGGGTCGTGGGCCTGGTCAACGTCGTCGGCTCGACCATCGCCCGCGCCTGCGACGGCGGCGTCTACCTGCACGCCGGCCCGGAAATCGCGGTCGCCTCGACCAAGGCGCTGACGAACATGGCCGTCGGCTTCGCGCTGATCGCGCTGTCGCTCGGCCGCGTGCGCGATCTGTCCAATGCGGACGGACAGCGGATCATCGAGGCCATCCGCGCGCTCCCGGGCCAGATCCGGACGGTCCTGGCCACCGAGGACCGGATCGCCGAGCACGCCAAGGTCGCGGCCGCCGCGAACAGCCTGTTCTTCATCGGCCGCGTCCGCGGCTTCCCGGTGGCCCGCGAAGGCGCGCAGAAGTTCAAGGAGATCTCCTACCGCCACGCCGAGGCGTACCAGACGTCCGAGCTGAAGCACGGCCCGCTCGCGCTGATCGACGAGTCGCTCCCGACGGTCGCGATCGTGCCCGCCGACGAGCTGGCCGACCGCAACCTGGCCGCGATGCAGCAGATCCGCGCCCGCGGCGGGGCCGTCCTCGCGATCACGCACGACGACGTCGACTTCGGCGAGCTCGACGTCCCGCGGATCGTCGTGCCCCGGACCGAGCCGGAGCTCGACCCGATCCTGCTGACGATCCCGTTGCAGCTGCTCGCCTACCACGCCGCGCTGACCCTGGGCTACGACATCGACAAGCCGCGCAACCTCGCCAAGTCCGTCACGGTCGAGTGA
- a CDS encoding class I SAM-dependent DNA methyltransferase, translating into MFAPEVVEPVVDRLAALAAGGRVLEFAIGTGRVAVPLAARGVSVTGIELSEPMLGQLRKKADLPVVVGDMATATAPGRYSLVYLVYNTIGNLLTQDEQVECFRNAARHLDPGGRFVIELGVPELRRLPPGQDAVVFTAEQGYLGVDTYDTVRQHLVSHHFTFGEGRQARLGRCPQRYIWPAELDLMGRLAGFELESRHADWTGSEFTTESSSHVSVYRRS; encoded by the coding sequence ATGTTCGCGCCCGAGGTCGTGGAGCCCGTCGTCGACCGCCTCGCCGCGTTGGCCGCGGGCGGGCGGGTGCTGGAGTTCGCGATCGGCACCGGCCGGGTGGCCGTCCCGCTCGCCGCCCGAGGCGTGTCCGTCACCGGCATCGAACTGTCCGAGCCGATGCTGGGGCAGCTGCGGAAGAAGGCCGACCTCCCGGTGGTCGTCGGCGACATGGCGACGGCCACGGCCCCGGGGCGGTATTCGCTGGTGTACCTGGTCTACAACACGATCGGGAACCTGCTCACCCAGGACGAGCAGGTCGAGTGCTTCCGCAACGCGGCCCGTCACCTGGATCCCGGCGGCCGGTTCGTGATCGAGCTGGGCGTCCCCGAACTGCGGCGGCTCCCACCGGGGCAGGACGCCGTGGTCTTCACGGCCGAGCAGGGATACCTCGGGGTGGACACGTACGACACGGTGCGCCAGCACCTGGTGTCGCACCACTTCACGTTCGGCGAGGGCAGGCAGGCGCGGCTGGGCCGCTGTCCGCAGCGCTACATCTGGCCGGCCGAGCTGGACCTGATGGGCCGCCTGGCCGGGTTCGAGCTGGAGTCCCGCCACGCGGACTGGACCGGGTCGGAGTTCACGACGGAGTCCTCGTCGCACGTGTCGGTCTACCGCCGGTCGTGA
- a CDS encoding LysR family transcriptional regulator has translation MIEVGALRALRSVAALGTLAQAAEELGFTASAVSQQIKRLERQVGVPVLAPAGRGVVLTPAGQAVVDSAPAVFQALERCAEAARSVSEGAPRGTLRVVAFSTAIRGLLAPVLGGLSVRCPDLRVHITEQDPEEALHSVDAGTADLALVHDADGLPAAQPPSVTRRLVHTDVGDVVLSRSHPLASVTEPLGAELSGHAWVTSPPGTVCHQWFRRLFADAPEEPDVRHLVDDFATQLSLVASGEALALIPRLARPPLGADLIARPLRRPPKREVHAAWRRSADASPAIRALLAELG, from the coding sequence ATGATCGAGGTCGGTGCGCTGCGGGCGTTGCGGTCGGTGGCGGCGCTCGGGACGCTGGCGCAAGCGGCCGAAGAGCTGGGGTTCACGGCGTCGGCGGTGTCGCAGCAGATCAAACGGCTGGAGCGGCAGGTCGGGGTGCCGGTGCTCGCGCCGGCGGGCCGCGGGGTCGTGCTGACCCCGGCCGGGCAGGCGGTCGTCGACTCGGCGCCCGCGGTGTTCCAGGCGCTGGAGCGCTGTGCCGAAGCGGCCCGGTCGGTGTCGGAGGGCGCGCCGCGCGGCACGCTCCGGGTGGTGGCGTTCTCGACCGCGATCCGCGGCCTGCTCGCACCGGTGCTGGGCGGGTTGTCGGTGCGCTGTCCCGATTTGCGCGTCCACATCACCGAGCAGGACCCGGAGGAAGCGTTGCACAGCGTCGACGCCGGAACGGCCGACCTCGCCCTCGTCCACGACGCCGACGGGCTGCCCGCCGCGCAGCCGCCGTCGGTGACGCGGCGGCTGGTGCACACCGACGTCGGCGACGTCGTCCTGAGCCGGTCGCACCCGCTCGCGTCGGTCACCGAGCCGCTCGGCGCCGAGCTGTCCGGCCACGCTTGGGTGACCAGCCCGCCAGGAACGGTGTGCCACCAGTGGTTCCGGCGCCTGTTCGCGGACGCGCCGGAGGAGCCGGACGTCCGTCACCTGGTCGACGACTTCGCGACGCAGCTGTCCCTGGTCGCCTCCGGGGAGGCGCTCGCGCTGATCCCGCGCCTGGCCCGGCCGCCGCTGGGCGCGGACCTGATCGCGCGTCCGTTGCGAAGGCCGCCGAAGCGGGAGGTCCACGCGGCTTGGCGGCGAAGCGCCGACGCGAGCCCGGCGATCCGGGCCCTGCTGGCGGAACTCGGCTAG
- a CDS encoding MFS transporter produces the protein MSTLQKPTGTGGFTPMRSYTARILFFAFLGTLFDGAELNLVGYPLSYLAESFHVSTIQIVQVATLQGFASIAGGILCGWLGDLYGRRWTYTGSVLAFGVAALLGGLAPNYFLFLLTRLLAGVGMGGLFGLSFSMFAECWKTRKRGMMGGSIQAMYFVGQILTEGVVYACLVEFGEDRGWRTGYVLIGVTTLVIGVAAAVLLPESEQWREYQRELKAGRVPENLRRTKVPLLDVFRGGYAAGTILFMALATALFLTTNSLISYLSTFLIKVEKVPLGTASLIVLLGLVVTGITYPLTGILSDVLKRKWAMFASAVFGVLGFGWFLGQVLSGSARIGTDFWAYPTFWALMMCAGGSGGFGVLGIWMAEFFPTRVRSSGSNLSYYAGRGFGAGLFPLVALSLAGTVPLALALGIVGPVAAAVLAVVAPDSTGRRIEAIE, from the coding sequence TTGTCGACCCTGCAGAAGCCCACCGGCACCGGTGGGTTCACCCCCATGCGCTCCTACACCGCCCGCATCCTCTTCTTCGCGTTCCTCGGCACGCTCTTCGACGGCGCGGAGCTCAACCTCGTCGGCTACCCGCTGTCCTACCTCGCGGAGAGCTTCCACGTCAGCACCATCCAGATCGTGCAGGTCGCGACGCTGCAGGGGTTCGCCTCGATCGCGGGCGGGATCCTGTGCGGCTGGCTCGGCGACCTCTACGGCAGGCGGTGGACCTACACCGGGTCCGTGCTGGCGTTCGGCGTCGCCGCGCTGCTCGGCGGGCTCGCGCCGAACTACTTCCTGTTCCTGCTGACCCGGTTGCTGGCCGGGGTCGGGATGGGCGGGCTGTTCGGGCTCTCGTTCTCGATGTTCGCCGAGTGCTGGAAGACGCGCAAGCGCGGCATGATGGGCGGCTCGATCCAGGCGATGTACTTCGTCGGCCAGATCCTGACCGAGGGCGTGGTGTACGCCTGCCTCGTCGAGTTCGGCGAAGACCGCGGATGGCGCACGGGCTACGTCCTGATCGGCGTCACGACGCTGGTGATCGGCGTCGCCGCGGCCGTGCTGCTGCCGGAGTCCGAGCAGTGGCGGGAGTACCAGCGCGAGCTGAAGGCGGGCCGGGTGCCCGAAAACCTGCGCCGCACGAAGGTCCCGCTGCTCGACGTGTTCCGCGGCGGCTACGCGGCCGGCACGATCCTGTTCATGGCGCTGGCGACGGCGTTGTTCCTGACCACGAACTCGCTCATCTCGTACCTGTCGACGTTCCTGATCAAGGTGGAGAAGGTCCCGCTCGGCACCGCCAGTCTGATCGTCCTCTTGGGACTGGTCGTCACCGGGATCACCTACCCGCTGACGGGAATCCTGTCCGACGTCCTGAAACGCAAGTGGGCGATGTTCGCGTCGGCGGTGTTCGGCGTGCTCGGGTTCGGCTGGTTCCTCGGGCAGGTCCTGAGCGGTTCGGCCCGGATCGGCACGGACTTCTGGGCGTACCCGACGTTCTGGGCGCTGATGATGTGCGCCGGCGGCAGCGGCGGGTTCGGGGTGCTCGGCATCTGGATGGCCGAGTTCTTCCCGACCCGGGTGCGGTCGAGCGGCTCGAACCTCAGCTACTACGCGGGACGCGGGTTCGGCGCCGGGCTGTTCCCGCTGGTCGCGCTGTCCCTCGCGGGCACGGTGCCGCTCGCGCTGGCGCTCGGCATCGTCGGCCCGGTCGCCGCGGCGGTCCTCGCGGTCGTGGCGCCGGATTCCACGGGCCGGCGCATCGAGGCGATCGAATGA
- the dapA gene encoding 4-hydroxy-tetrahydrodipicolinate synthase: MTDFGANLVAMVTPMQPGGTLSEPGLANLVDHLLATGCDGLVVGGTTGESPTLTEPEAAGLVRSVVARTGDRARVIAGIGTYDTAASIRRAREAEAAGADGLLLVCPYYSRPTQAGVIAHCLAVADATELPVMLYDVPARAGIAMTPSTLAELAAHPRIRAVKDAKGDLFEAMTVMTRTSLAYYCGIDELNLPYLACGAAGVVSVVANVAADRTAALIAAVRRGDLESARAINQSLLPLVETIMRAGPGTTAAKAALAELGVIPHATVRLPLVEQPVLPRLVVSV, encoded by the coding sequence ATGACCGACTTCGGCGCCAACCTCGTCGCGATGGTGACCCCCATGCAGCCCGGCGGGACGCTCAGCGAACCCGGCCTCGCGAACCTCGTCGACCACCTGCTGGCCACCGGGTGCGACGGCCTCGTCGTCGGCGGGACCACCGGAGAGTCCCCCACCCTGACCGAACCCGAAGCCGCCGGGCTCGTCCGGAGCGTCGTGGCGCGGACCGGCGACCGGGCGCGCGTGATCGCCGGCATCGGCACCTACGACACGGCCGCGAGCATCCGCCGGGCCCGCGAAGCCGAGGCGGCCGGCGCGGACGGGCTGCTGCTCGTCTGCCCCTACTACTCCCGGCCGACGCAGGCCGGGGTGATCGCCCACTGCCTGGCGGTGGCCGACGCGACCGAGCTGCCGGTGATGCTCTACGACGTCCCGGCGCGGGCCGGCATCGCGATGACGCCATCGACCTTGGCCGAGCTCGCCGCCCATCCCCGGATCCGGGCGGTCAAGGACGCCAAGGGCGACCTGTTCGAGGCGATGACGGTGATGACCCGCACGTCACTGGCGTACTACTGCGGCATCGACGAGCTGAACCTGCCGTACCTCGCGTGCGGCGCGGCGGGCGTGGTGAGCGTCGTGGCCAACGTGGCGGCGGACCGCACGGCCGCTCTGATCGCCGCCGTCCGCCGCGGCGACCTGGAGTCGGCGCGGGCGATCAACCAGTCGTTGCTCCCGCTGGTGGAGACCATCATGCGCGCGGGCCCCGGAACGACGGCCGCCAAGGCCGCGCTGGCCGAACTCGGGGTCATCCCGCACGCGACGGTCCGCCTCCCGCTGGTCGAGCAACCGGTTCTGCCGCGGCTGGTCGTGAGTGTTTAG
- a CDS encoding MFS transporter — MSEVALARKPWAKTLNRTQWRSLLAANLGWLFDGFETYALILTASLVLRTLEPTAPATQVAFLTGATIAVTLLGWGFGGIVGGVFADYFGRRKALLTSMVLYAAFTGLTAVSWSWASFLVLRFITGFALGSEWGTGTSLVAETWPAHARAKAAGLMQCGLGLGFFLASACWYFIAPLGADSWRYMFLIGVLPALFALWLRRKVPESESWTSAHRRRGELKNRESGELTAHEKSFTRLTLRQIMVDPKLRRLTILGSLMSLVTTLGWWGISTWVPAYVASRAAGAGHSATAWASGAGMIYNAGAIAGYVAFGFLADRVGRKPAVLLYFAASLILTPVLFLWTHSLGLIVVVLVVNGFFTLGQYTWMPVWLPEFYPTHLRATGAAFVFNAARFVAFLGPLTAGAIISKLGGYGVAATAVGSIYVLGLVVAPFCPETRGQKLPD, encoded by the coding sequence GTGTCCGAGGTCGCGCTCGCCCGGAAGCCCTGGGCCAAGACACTGAACCGCACCCAGTGGCGGTCGCTGCTCGCCGCGAACCTCGGCTGGCTCTTCGACGGCTTCGAGACCTACGCGCTCATCCTGACCGCGAGTCTCGTCCTGAGGACACTCGAGCCCACCGCACCGGCGACGCAGGTGGCGTTCCTGACCGGCGCCACCATCGCCGTCACGCTGCTCGGCTGGGGCTTCGGCGGGATCGTCGGCGGCGTGTTCGCCGACTACTTCGGGCGGCGCAAAGCCCTCCTGACCTCGATGGTGCTGTACGCGGCGTTCACCGGCCTCACCGCGGTTTCCTGGTCGTGGGCGTCGTTCCTCGTCCTGCGGTTCATCACCGGCTTCGCGCTCGGCTCGGAGTGGGGCACCGGCACGTCGCTGGTCGCCGAGACCTGGCCCGCGCACGCGCGCGCCAAGGCCGCCGGCCTCATGCAGTGCGGGCTCGGGCTCGGCTTCTTCCTCGCCTCGGCCTGCTGGTACTTCATCGCGCCACTGGGGGCGGACTCCTGGCGGTACATGTTCCTCATCGGCGTGCTGCCGGCGCTGTTCGCGTTGTGGTTGCGCCGCAAGGTGCCCGAGTCCGAGTCCTGGACCAGCGCCCACCGCCGGCGCGGTGAACTGAAGAACCGCGAGAGCGGCGAGCTGACCGCTCACGAGAAGTCGTTCACCCGGCTGACCCTGCGCCAGATCATGGTCGATCCCAAGCTGCGCAGGCTGACCATCCTCGGTTCGCTGATGTCCCTGGTCACCACCCTCGGCTGGTGGGGCATCTCGACGTGGGTCCCCGCCTACGTCGCCTCGCGCGCCGCCGGCGCCGGGCATTCGGCGACCGCGTGGGCGAGCGGTGCCGGGATGATCTACAACGCCGGCGCGATCGCCGGGTACGTCGCCTTCGGGTTCCTCGCCGACCGCGTCGGCCGGAAACCCGCGGTACTGCTGTACTTCGCCGCCTCACTGATCCTCACGCCCGTGCTGTTCCTGTGGACGCACAGCCTCGGCCTGATCGTGGTCGTGCTCGTGGTCAACGGGTTCTTCACGCTCGGCCAGTACACCTGGATGCCGGTGTGGCTGCCCGAGTTCTACCCCACCCACCTGCGCGCGACCGGCGCGGCGTTCGTGTTCAACGCCGCGCGGTTCGTCGCCTTCCTCGGCCCGCTCACCGCCGGCGCGATCATCTCGAAGCTCGGCGGGTACGGCGTCGCCGCCACCGCCGTCGGGTCGATCTACGTGCTGGGCCTGGTCGTCGCCCCGTTCTGCCCCGAGACCCGGGGCCAAAAGCTGCCTGACTGA
- a CDS encoding UbiX family flavin prenyltransferase codes for MKVVIAITGASGAGYGVRILELLAYRPDVEVHLVLSKAGAVTVRHECGLSPADLGKLVTVQHRPGEIGASIASGSFPVDAMLVAPCSVKTLSAIAWSYTDDLVSRAADVCLKEGRPLLLMVRETPLHVGHLRAMTAAAEAGAIIAPPVPAFYPHPATVDDIVDHTARRALARVGVSELAPPAWQGDLSAGSGRRTRP; via the coding sequence ATGAAGGTGGTCATCGCGATCACCGGGGCCAGCGGCGCGGGCTACGGCGTCCGGATCCTGGAACTGCTGGCGTACCGGCCGGACGTCGAGGTGCACCTGGTGCTGTCGAAGGCCGGCGCGGTGACCGTGCGGCACGAGTGCGGGCTTTCCCCGGCGGACCTGGGAAAGCTCGTGACGGTGCAGCACCGGCCGGGCGAGATCGGCGCGTCGATCGCGTCGGGCTCGTTCCCGGTGGACGCGATGCTGGTGGCGCCGTGCTCGGTCAAGACGCTGTCGGCGATCGCGTGGAGCTACACCGACGACCTGGTCAGCCGGGCGGCGGACGTGTGCCTGAAGGAGGGCCGCCCGCTGCTGCTGATGGTGCGCGAGACCCCGTTGCACGTGGGGCACCTGCGGGCGATGACCGCGGCCGCCGAAGCGGGCGCGATCATCGCCCCACCGGTCCCGGCGTTCTACCCGCACCCGGCGACGGTGGACGACATCGTGGACCACACGGCCCGGCGCGCACTGGCGCGCGTCGGGGTGAGCGAGCTGGCTCCCCCGGCGTGGCAAGGAGATCTCAGCGCGGGCTCCGGTCGGCGAACTCGACCGTGA
- a CDS encoding IclR family transcriptional regulator has translation MTSDVPAVLSAVRLLERIARDWPEPVASGVLIEELGLNRSTCYNILGTLQRAGWTTSRDGWSLGPRLLAMARLSEDWMTEIVQQELDALSRQIRFIAFAVQPQGKGAYSVLAKGDRGKGVRITVGVGDTFPFSAPAIMRAFHAWSDPAEVTRLVEQFGVEEFTSATVTAPGTLRAVLDHTRERGWAESIREYDLGQSGVAAPVFDAQGRVCMVVCSLAFASELNESNVDHYGELIRECGLRITERTGGAAKTAD, from the coding sequence ATGACGAGCGACGTACCAGCGGTGCTGAGCGCCGTGCGGCTCCTGGAGCGGATCGCCCGGGACTGGCCGGAGCCGGTGGCCTCCGGGGTGCTGATCGAAGAGCTGGGCCTCAACCGCAGCACCTGCTACAACATCCTCGGCACCCTGCAGCGCGCCGGCTGGACCACCAGCCGCGACGGCTGGTCCCTCGGCCCGCGGCTGCTCGCGATGGCCCGCCTCTCCGAGGACTGGATGACGGAGATCGTCCAGCAGGAGCTCGACGCGCTCAGCCGGCAGATCCGCTTCATCGCCTTCGCCGTGCAGCCGCAGGGGAAGGGTGCGTACTCCGTGCTGGCCAAGGGCGACCGCGGCAAGGGCGTCCGGATCACGGTGGGCGTCGGCGACACGTTCCCGTTTTCGGCGCCGGCCATCATGCGCGCGTTCCACGCCTGGTCCGACCCGGCCGAGGTGACCCGGCTGGTCGAGCAGTTCGGCGTCGAGGAGTTCACCTCCGCCACGGTCACCGCGCCCGGCACCCTGCGCGCCGTCCTGGATCACACCCGCGAGCGCGGGTGGGCGGAAAGCATCCGCGAGTACGACCTCGGCCAGTCCGGCGTGGCGGCACCGGTCTTCGACGCGCAGGGCCGCGTCTGCATGGTCGTGTGCTCACTGGCGTTCGCTTCGGAACTCAACGAGTCCAATGTGGATCACTACGGTGAGCTGATCCGCGAATGCGGGCTGCGCATCACCGAACGCACCGGCGGTGCGGCGAAGACCGCGGACTGA
- a CDS encoding VOC family protein: MITFAGMSLPVTDLGRSVPFYESLGFTTEIQNGRFVLLRLDSATLGLLELGAVVSQEAGRLRQFVQVELLADDLDELYADFVARGVPVSGPPRDRGFERQLQLRDPDGFTVEFADRSPR, encoded by the coding sequence GTGATCACGTTCGCCGGGATGAGCCTGCCCGTCACCGACTTGGGCCGTTCGGTCCCCTTCTACGAGTCCCTCGGCTTCACGACCGAGATCCAAAACGGCCGGTTCGTCCTGCTGCGCCTGGACTCCGCCACACTCGGGCTGCTGGAACTCGGCGCCGTCGTCTCGCAGGAGGCCGGCCGGCTGCGCCAGTTCGTCCAGGTCGAGCTGCTGGCCGACGACCTCGACGAGCTGTACGCGGACTTCGTGGCCCGCGGGGTGCCGGTGTCCGGTCCGCCCCGCGACCGCGGCTTCGAGCGGCAGCTGCAGCTGCGGGACCCGGACGGCTTCACGGTCGAGTTCGCCGACCGGAGCCCGCGCTGA
- a CDS encoding FAD binding domain-containing protein codes for MPVYHYPDTLGEACSIMAEGEDAMVYGGGTAVQILLKQGVLFASDLVDIGAVPGLGEIARTKDGLRVGPLVTLRQMETSPLVREFAPLAAEVYGRVANPRIRNTASVGGNLAHGDYRLDPPTALMVLDARVELTSSRGKRTVPAREFFVDFQQTALAPGEIITAVEIPRQPEDAGAHFAKLSSLAVNDWPAASAAALVVPASRGRRQVRLGLGALAHVPVFTRFEIPGDTPADEVVVTAKEVAGPLIDPLPDVRGGSAYKTRLGLVAVEEAVRGSWKERDDERRIPFLGRRRRR; via the coding sequence ATGCCCGTCTACCACTACCCGGACACGCTCGGCGAAGCGTGCTCGATCATGGCCGAGGGCGAGGACGCGATGGTCTACGGCGGCGGGACCGCCGTCCAGATCCTGCTCAAGCAGGGCGTGCTCTTCGCGTCCGACCTGGTCGACATCGGTGCCGTCCCGGGCCTCGGGGAGATCGCGCGCACGAAGGACGGCCTGCGCGTGGGCCCGCTGGTCACCTTGCGGCAGATGGAAACCAGCCCGCTCGTGCGGGAGTTCGCGCCGCTGGCCGCCGAGGTCTACGGCCGGGTCGCCAACCCCCGCATCCGCAACACCGCGAGCGTCGGCGGCAACCTCGCGCACGGCGACTACCGGCTCGACCCGCCGACCGCGCTGATGGTGCTCGACGCGCGCGTCGAGCTCACGTCGTCACGGGGGAAGCGGACCGTGCCCGCGCGCGAGTTCTTCGTCGACTTCCAGCAGACGGCCTTGGCGCCCGGCGAGATCATCACGGCGGTCGAGATCCCGCGGCAGCCCGAAGACGCGGGTGCGCACTTCGCCAAACTGTCCAGCCTCGCGGTCAACGACTGGCCGGCCGCGTCCGCCGCCGCGCTGGTGGTGCCCGCCTCCCGCGGTCGGCGCCAGGTCCGGCTCGGGCTCGGCGCGCTGGCCCACGTCCCGGTGTTCACCCGGTTCGAAATCCCCGGCGACACGCCGGCCGACGAAGTCGTGGTCACGGCGAAAGAGGTCGCCGGGCCGCTGATCGACCCCCTCCCGGACGTGCGCGGGGGAAGCGCTTACAAGACCCGGCTAGGTCTGGTGGCCGTCGAAGAAGCCGTACGAGGTTCCTGGAAGGAGCGAGACGATGAGCGACGGATTCCGTTCCTCGGCCGGCGCCGCCGTCGGTGA